In one Acomys russatus chromosome 15, mAcoRus1.1, whole genome shotgun sequence genomic region, the following are encoded:
- the LOC127199198 gene encoding FUN14 domain-containing protein 2-like, whose amino-acid sequence MTTTTTTITTVSPARSISCPADPLRMSSGNQLTEMASTSQGQFDVYEALDLTEFAKTQPWWRKLFGQETRPSGDKYSVATQLLIGGVTGWCTGFIFQKVGKLAATAVGGGFFLLQLANHTGYIKVDWQRVENDMKKAKEQLKIRKSTQIPTEVKSKAEEVVSFVKKNVLITGGFFGGFLLGMAS is encoded by the coding sequence ATGAcaacgaccaccaccaccatcacaaccgtAAGCCCAGCACGCTCCATCTCCTGCCCTGCTGACCCTCTGCGCATGTCCTCTGGCAACCAGCTCACAGAAATGGCCTCGACCAGTCAAGGGCAATTTGATGTTTATGAGGCACTGGATCTTACAGAATTTGCCAAAACCCAGCCTTGGTGGCGCAAACTCTTCGGGCAGGAGACACGTCCTTCAGGTGATAAGTACAGCGTGGCAACCCAGCTCCTGATTGGCGGTGTCACCGGCTGGTGCACTGGATTTATATTCCAGAAAGTTGGAAAGCTGGCTGCCACAGCGGTGGGAGGGGGCTTTTTTCTCCTACAGCTCGCAAACCATACTGGCTACATCAAAGTTGACTGGCAGAGAGTAGAAAACGATATGAAAAAGGCCAAGGAGCAGCTGAAGATTCGGAAGAGCACCCAAATACCAACTGAAGTCAAGAGCAAGGCTGAGGAGGTGGTGTCCTTTGTAAAGAAGAATGTTCTAATAACTGGAGGATTTTTCGGAGGCTTTCTGCTCGGTATGGCATCCTAA